TGGCTTTCCCCGCCCTGATTCTGGCCATGGCAATTACGGTTGCCCTCGGCCCCAGCTTGAATAGCGTTACCCTCGCACTCATTGCTGTATCCTGGCCTTCCTACACACGTCTAATCAGGGGGGACATCCTTGCAGTCCGAGAGGAGGACTACGTGGAAGCCGCCCGCGGTGTCGGCAGCTCCCACTTCAGGATTATCGTCTGGCACATACTACCCAACTCCATCTACCCGACTCTGGTCATGGCCTCTCTGGATATAGGTGCCGTGGTGCTTTCAGCAGCCGCGCTCAGCTTCCTGGGGCTGGGCGCACCCGAGGGATACGCTGACTGGGGACAGATGATAGGATACGCCAGGAACTGGATTGTGGGACCACCTGGGGACCCCATGGCATACTGG
This DNA window, taken from Dehalococcoidales bacterium, encodes the following:
- a CDS encoding ABC transporter permease: AFPALILAMAITVALGPSLNSVTLALIAVSWPSYTRLIRGDILAVREEDYVEAARGVGSSHFRIIVWHILPNSIYPTLVMASLDIGAVVLSAAALSFLGLGAPEGYADWGQMIGYARNWIVGPPGDPMAYWYAVVIPGLFILFFVLGWNLLGDAFRDILDPRLGKR